A single window of Nocardia higoensis DNA harbors:
- the secG gene encoding preprotein translocase subunit SecG has protein sequence MRMFLDILLIITSVLLVLLVLLHRAKGGGLSSLFGGGVQSSLSGSTVVEKNLDRVTIFTGTIWLIAILGIGLEIKFS, from the coding sequence ATGCGGATGTTCCTGGATATCCTCCTGATCATCACCAGTGTGCTGCTGGTGCTCCTGGTGCTGCTGCATCGCGCCAAGGGTGGGGGTCTGTCCAGCCTTTTCGGCGGCGGCGTGCAGTCCAGCCTGTCGGGTTCCACCGTCGTGGAGAAGAATCTCGACCGCGTCACCATCTTCACCGGCACCATCTGGCTCATCGCCATTCTCGGCATCGGCTTGGAGATCAAGTTCTCCTGA
- a CDS encoding GNAT family N-acetyltransferase, whose product MTTVGPTLLTPRLRMRPLRASDAERLHEHWNEPGIRRNLFDDEPVIAAMVVALTQRSDLDFAMRGYGFWTLVSRASRDGELLGVCGLRWSTDGIRMVSSVEEGHRGEGLALEACRAVLDYAFGTLGLDRVVAAADENAASSIQLCERLGMVRTGTVDHLVHFEARPTPPG is encoded by the coding sequence ATGACCACCGTCGGCCCGACCCTGCTCACCCCCCGGCTCCGGATGCGCCCGCTGCGCGCATCCGACGCCGAGCGCCTGCACGAACACTGGAACGAACCCGGTATCCGCCGCAACCTCTTCGACGACGAACCGGTGATCGCGGCGATGGTGGTAGCGCTCACCCAGCGCAGCGATCTCGATTTCGCGATGCGGGGCTACGGTTTCTGGACCCTCGTGTCCCGCGCGTCACGCGACGGCGAATTGCTCGGCGTCTGCGGATTGCGCTGGAGCACAGACGGCATCCGGATGGTCTCGAGTGTGGAAGAAGGCCATCGCGGCGAGGGTCTGGCGCTGGAAGCCTGCCGAGCCGTGCTCGACTACGCGTTCGGCACCCTCGGCCTGGACCGGGTCGTCGCGGCCGCGGACGAGAACGCCGCGTCCTCGATCCAGCTCTGCGAGCGACTGGGCATGGTCCGTACCGGAACGGTCGACCACCTCGTGCACTTCGAAGCCCGACCGACCCCACCCGGCTGA
- the tpiA gene encoding triose-phosphate isomerase: MARKPLIAGNWKMNLNHLEAIALVQKIAFALPEKYFEKVDVAVIPPFVDLRSVQTLVEGDKLLLTYGAQDVSVHESGAYTGEVAASMLAKLGCTFVVVGHSERRQYHNEDDATVLGKAKKALEHGLTPIVCIGEGLGVREAGTHVEYNLEQLRGSLKGLSAEQISKVVIAYEPVWAIGTGKVASAADAQEVCGAIRAELAELASPEVAAQVRVLYGGSVNAKNVGELVAQTDVDGALVGGASLKGDEFATLSAIAAGGPLP; the protein is encoded by the coding sequence ATGGCGCGTAAGCCGCTCATCGCGGGCAACTGGAAGATGAACCTCAATCACCTCGAGGCCATCGCTCTGGTGCAGAAGATCGCTTTCGCACTGCCGGAGAAGTACTTCGAGAAGGTCGACGTGGCAGTGATCCCGCCGTTCGTCGATCTGCGCAGCGTGCAGACGCTGGTGGAGGGCGACAAGCTCCTGCTCACCTACGGTGCGCAGGATGTCTCGGTGCACGAATCGGGTGCCTACACCGGTGAGGTCGCCGCGAGCATGCTCGCCAAGCTGGGCTGCACCTTCGTGGTCGTCGGGCACTCCGAGCGTCGTCAGTACCACAACGAGGACGACGCCACGGTGCTCGGCAAGGCCAAGAAGGCCCTCGAGCACGGCCTCACCCCGATCGTCTGCATCGGCGAAGGGCTCGGAGTCCGCGAGGCGGGCACGCACGTCGAGTACAACCTCGAGCAGTTGCGCGGTTCGCTGAAAGGGCTGTCGGCCGAGCAGATCTCCAAGGTCGTCATCGCCTACGAACCCGTGTGGGCGATCGGCACCGGCAAGGTCGCCTCGGCGGCCGACGCGCAGGAAGTCTGCGGCGCGATCCGCGCCGAGCTGGCCGAACTCGCCTCGCCGGAGGTGGCCGCACAGGTGCGGGTGCTCTACGGCGGCTCGGTGAACGCCAAGAACGTCGGGGAACTGGTCGCCCAGACCGACGTCGACGGCGCGCTGGTCGGCGGCGCCTCGCTCAAGGGTGACGAGTTCGCCACCCTGTCGGCGATCGCCGCGGGCGGTCCGCTGCCCTGA
- the rapZ gene encoding RNase adapter RapZ, with protein sequence MTRVESNNTASPAGRPAAGRIEQQAEVVIVTGLSGAGRGTAARVLEDLGWYVADNLPPELIGRMVELGAAADPPITRLALVMDVRSRFFTGELSVVTEQLRALGLRTRVLFLEASDDVLIRRFGFARRRHPLQSETADGTLSSGIAAERVRLSGVKAAADLVIDTTELSIHQLHRKLEEAYGNGAPAALQLTVQSFGFKYGVPLDADMVLDVRFLPNPHWIPELREHSGQETVVSEYVLSRPGATDYLHTCHHLVDLTTSGYRQEGKRYMTVAVGCTGGRHRSVAIAEALGELISAGTAEDSAEQVRIVHRDLGRE encoded by the coding sequence ATGACACGCGTCGAATCGAACAACACCGCGAGCCCGGCCGGCCGGCCCGCCGCGGGCAGGATCGAACAGCAGGCCGAGGTCGTCATCGTCACCGGGCTCTCCGGCGCGGGACGCGGCACCGCCGCCCGGGTCCTCGAGGACCTGGGCTGGTACGTCGCCGACAACCTGCCGCCCGAGCTGATCGGGCGGATGGTCGAACTCGGCGCCGCCGCCGACCCGCCGATCACCCGCTTGGCCCTGGTCATGGATGTGCGTTCGCGGTTCTTCACCGGCGAGCTCTCGGTGGTCACCGAACAACTGCGGGCCCTCGGCCTGCGCACCAGGGTGCTGTTCCTCGAGGCGTCCGACGACGTGCTGATCAGGCGGTTCGGCTTCGCCCGGCGTCGGCATCCGCTGCAGAGCGAGACCGCGGACGGCACGTTGTCCTCGGGCATCGCCGCCGAACGGGTGCGGTTGTCGGGAGTGAAGGCCGCGGCCGATCTGGTCATCGACACCACCGAACTGTCGATCCACCAACTGCATCGCAAGCTGGAAGAGGCCTACGGCAACGGTGCGCCCGCCGCGCTGCAACTGACCGTGCAATCCTTCGGCTTCAAGTACGGGGTTCCGCTCGACGCCGACATGGTGTTGGATGTGCGTTTTCTACCCAATCCGCATTGGATACCGGAACTGCGGGAACACTCGGGACAGGAGACCGTGGTCAGTGAGTACGTGCTGTCGCGCCCGGGCGCGACGGACTACCTGCACACCTGTCATCACCTGGTCGACCTCACGACGAGTGGCTACCGCCAAGAGGGGAAGCGATACATGACCGTGGCAGTGGGCTGCACGGGCGGCAGACATCGCAGCGTGGCGATCGCCGAGGCGCTGGGGGAGTTGATCAGCGCGGGCACAGCGGAGGATTCGGCCGAGCAGGTGCGGATCGTGCATCGGGATCTGGGGCGCGAATGA
- a CDS encoding gluconeogenesis factor YvcK family protein has product MTEWETNPAVVALGGGHGLYATLSAVRRLTRRICAIVTVADDGGSSGRLRTELGMLPPGDLRMALAALAGDPDGVWARTLQHRFGGSGALAGHSVGNLILAGLTEVLGSPVAALDQVAAMLDSTGRVLPMSPIALDIEADVAGLESDPRVSRCIRGQVAVATTPGKVRRVRLIPSDPPAGPEATSAIEHADVVVLGPGSWFTSVIPHVLVPGLRDALVYTRAHKILVLNLAAQPGETAGFSAERHLHVLSQHAPEFTVDEVLVDSGSVPPGREREHVARAAEQLRARVTFCDVAETGTDRHHPGKLAAALDQLIRQPRPQPAGLRVEGRHMGADVRSGLGGKERVSWR; this is encoded by the coding sequence ATGACGGAATGGGAGACCAACCCGGCAGTCGTCGCGCTCGGCGGCGGTCACGGCCTCTACGCGACCTTGAGCGCGGTGCGCAGGCTGACGCGCCGGATCTGCGCGATCGTCACCGTGGCCGACGACGGGGGTTCCTCGGGCCGGCTGCGTACCGAACTGGGGATGCTGCCACCGGGTGATCTGCGCATGGCGCTGGCGGCGCTGGCCGGGGACCCGGACGGCGTCTGGGCGCGCACCCTGCAGCATCGCTTCGGTGGTTCGGGCGCGCTGGCGGGGCACTCGGTGGGCAATCTGATCCTGGCGGGCCTGACCGAGGTGCTCGGCAGTCCGGTGGCGGCGCTGGACCAGGTCGCCGCGATGCTGGATTCCACCGGCCGGGTGCTGCCCATGTCGCCGATCGCGCTGGACATCGAGGCCGACGTCGCGGGCCTGGAGTCCGATCCGCGGGTCAGCCGGTGCATCCGCGGCCAGGTCGCGGTGGCCACCACGCCCGGCAAGGTGCGCCGGGTGCGGCTGATCCCGTCGGATCCGCCCGCCGGCCCGGAGGCCACCTCGGCGATCGAGCACGCCGACGTGGTGGTGCTGGGGCCGGGGTCGTGGTTCACCAGCGTGATACCGCACGTGCTGGTCCCCGGTCTGCGCGACGCGCTGGTCTACACCAGGGCGCACAAGATCCTGGTGCTGAATCTGGCGGCCCAGCCCGGCGAGACCGCGGGCTTCTCGGCCGAGCGGCATCTGCACGTATTGTCACAGCACGCACCGGAATTCACCGTCGACGAGGTTCTGGTGGACTCCGGCTCGGTTCCGCCGGGCCGGGAACGCGAACATGTCGCAAGAGCCGCCGAACAACTGCGCGCGCGGGTAACGTTCTGCGATGTCGCCGAAACGGGGACCGATCGGCATCATCCCGGCAAGCTCGCCGCCGCCCTGGATCAGCTGATCCGGCAACCTCGGCCGCAGCCGGCGGGACTTCGAGTCGAGGGACGGCACATGGGCGCGGATGTGCGGTCCGGGTTGGGTGGAAAGGAGCGCGTCTCGTGGCGATGA
- the whiA gene encoding DNA-binding protein WhiA yields the protein MAMTAEVKDELSRLSVSQVSSRKAELSALLRFAGGLHIVGGRVIVEAEVDMGSIARRLRREIFELYGYGSDVHVLGVGGLRKTSRYVVRVSKEGEALARQTGLLDVRGRPVRGLPAQVVGGSIADAEAAWRGAFLAHGSLTEPGRSSALEVSCPGPEAALALVGAARRLGITAKAREVRGTDRVVVRDGEAIGALLTRMGAQDTRLTWEERRMRREVRATANRLANFDDANLRRSARAAVAAAARVERALEILGDEVPDHLAAAGKLRVEHRQSSLEELGQLADPPMTKDAVAGRIRRLLSMADRRARELGVPDTESAVTAELLDEA from the coding sequence GTGGCGATGACAGCCGAGGTGAAGGACGAGCTGAGCAGGCTCTCGGTGTCGCAGGTGAGTTCCCGCAAGGCGGAGCTGTCGGCTCTGCTGCGTTTCGCGGGCGGCCTGCACATCGTGGGCGGGCGAGTGATCGTCGAGGCCGAGGTGGACATGGGTTCCATCGCCCGGCGGCTACGCCGGGAGATCTTCGAGCTGTACGGCTACGGGTCCGACGTGCATGTACTCGGCGTCGGCGGGTTGCGCAAGACCTCGCGCTACGTGGTGCGGGTGTCCAAGGAGGGCGAGGCGCTGGCGCGTCAGACCGGCCTGCTCGACGTGCGTGGCCGTCCGGTGCGCGGACTGCCCGCCCAGGTGGTCGGCGGCAGCATCGCCGATGCCGAGGCGGCTTGGCGCGGAGCGTTTCTCGCGCACGGATCGCTCACCGAACCCGGCCGATCCTCGGCCCTGGAGGTCAGCTGCCCCGGACCCGAGGCGGCGCTGGCGCTGGTCGGCGCGGCGCGCAGGCTCGGCATCACCGCCAAGGCGCGCGAGGTACGCGGCACCGATCGGGTGGTCGTACGCGACGGCGAGGCCATCGGCGCCCTGCTGACCAGGATGGGTGCCCAGGACACCCGGCTGACCTGGGAGGAACGCCGGATGCGTCGGGAGGTGCGCGCTACGGCGAACCGGCTGGCCAACTTCGACGACGCCAACCTGCGTCGCTCGGCGCGCGCCGCGGTCGCGGCGGCGGCCAGGGTGGAGCGGGCGCTGGAGATCCTCGGCGACGAGGTGCCCGATCATCTGGCCGCGGCGGGCAAGCTGCGCGTGGAGCACCGGCAGTCCTCGCTCGAGGAACTGGGTCAGCTCGCCGATCCGCCGATGACCAAGGACGCGGTGGCCGGGCGCATCCGGCGGCTGCTGTCGATGGCTGATCGGCGCGCCAGGGAATTGGGTGTGCCCGACACCGAGTCGGCGGTGACCGCGGAACTGCTCGACGAGGCCTGA
- a CDS encoding phosphoglycerate kinase: MTVQTLQDLLNEGVEGRGVLVRSDLNVPLDDSGQITDPGRIIASIPTLKALVEAGAKVVVTAHLGRPKGEPDPKFSLAPVAVKLAELLGRNVQLAGDVVGYDALSRSEGLTDGDVLLLENVRFDPRETSKDEGERAKLAAALVELVGEDGAFVSDGFGVVHRKQASVYDVAKLLPHYAGTLVAAEVDVLAKLTDNTERPYAVVLGGSKVSDKLAVIEALAPKVDTLVIGGGMCFTFLAAQGLSVGGSLLQDEMIDTCKELLERYGDVIHLPRDVVVADKFAADAETKTVAADEIPDGWLGLDIGPESVKRFAALLTEAKTVFWNGPMGVFEFEKFAAGTRGVAEAIVTATGKGAFTVVGGGDSAAAVRALGLPDEGFSHISTGGGASLEYLEGKELPGIQVLENTAVEGS; the protein is encoded by the coding sequence ATGACTGTTCAGACACTCCAGGATCTGCTGAACGAGGGTGTCGAAGGTCGGGGCGTCCTGGTGCGCTCCGACCTGAACGTCCCCCTCGACGACAGCGGTCAGATCACCGATCCCGGCCGCATCATCGCCTCGATTCCCACGCTGAAGGCGCTGGTCGAGGCGGGTGCCAAGGTCGTCGTCACCGCGCACCTGGGTCGTCCGAAGGGCGAGCCGGATCCGAAGTTCTCGCTCGCTCCGGTCGCGGTGAAGCTGGCCGAGCTGCTGGGCCGCAACGTCCAGCTGGCCGGTGACGTGGTGGGCTACGACGCGCTCTCGCGTTCGGAAGGCCTCACCGACGGCGACGTGCTGCTGCTGGAGAACGTGCGCTTCGATCCCCGTGAGACCAGCAAGGACGAGGGCGAGCGGGCGAAGCTGGCCGCCGCCCTGGTGGAACTGGTCGGCGAGGACGGCGCGTTCGTCTCCGACGGGTTCGGTGTGGTGCACCGCAAGCAGGCCTCGGTCTACGACGTGGCCAAGCTGCTCCCGCACTACGCGGGCACGCTGGTCGCGGCCGAGGTCGATGTGCTCGCCAAGCTGACCGACAACACCGAGCGCCCCTATGCCGTGGTGCTCGGCGGGTCGAAGGTCTCCGACAAGCTGGCCGTCATCGAGGCGCTGGCCCCGAAGGTCGACACCCTGGTGATCGGCGGCGGTATGTGTTTCACCTTCCTTGCCGCCCAAGGGCTTTCGGTGGGTGGTTCGCTGCTGCAGGACGAGATGATCGACACCTGTAAGGAACTGCTCGAGCGCTACGGCGATGTCATCCACCTGCCGCGTGATGTCGTGGTCGCCGACAAGTTCGCCGCCGACGCGGAAACGAAGACCGTCGCGGCCGACGAGATCCCGGACGGCTGGCTGGGCCTGGACATCGGCCCGGAGTCGGTGAAGCGGTTCGCCGCGCTGCTGACCGAGGCGAAGACGGTGTTCTGGAACGGCCCGATGGGCGTGTTCGAGTTCGAGAAGTTCGCCGCGGGTACCCGCGGGGTCGCCGAGGCGATCGTGACGGCCACCGGCAAGGGCGCGTTCACCGTCGTCGGTGGTGGCGACTCCGCCGCCGCCGTGCGGGCGCTCGGGCTTCCCGACGAGGGTTTCTCGCATATCTCCACCGGCGGCGGCGCGTCGCTGGAATACCTGGAGGGCAAGGAACTGCCCGGCATCCAGGTGCTGGAGAACACCGCCGTGGAGGGCAGCTAG
- the gap gene encoding type I glyceraldehyde-3-phosphate dehydrogenase, producing MTVRVGINGFGRIGRNFFRAVEAQKALGTTDIEIVAVNDLTDNASLATLLKYDSILGRLPKDVSLDGEDTIVVGDQRIKALAIKEGPAALPWGDLGVDVVVESTGIFTDATKAKGHLAAGAKKVIISAPAKGEDITIVMGVNDDKYDGSQNIISNASCTTNCLGPLAKVLNDEFGIVKGLMTTIHAYTQDQNLQDGPHSDLRRARAAALNIVPTGTGAAKAIGLVLPELQGKLDGYALRVPVPTGSVTDLTANLAKSATVDEINAAMKAAAEGPLKGILKYNTDPIVSSDIVTDPHSSIYDAPLTKVIDDQVKVVSWYDNEWGYSNRLADLIGLVAKSL from the coding sequence GTGACTGTCCGGGTAGGCATCAACGGCTTCGGCCGTATCGGACGCAACTTCTTCCGGGCGGTGGAGGCGCAGAAGGCGCTGGGCACCACCGACATCGAGATCGTCGCGGTCAACGACCTCACCGACAACGCGAGTCTCGCCACGCTGCTGAAGTACGACTCGATCCTGGGCAGGCTGCCCAAGGATGTCTCGCTCGACGGCGAGGACACCATCGTCGTCGGCGACCAGCGGATCAAGGCGCTGGCGATCAAGGAAGGCCCCGCCGCGCTGCCGTGGGGCGACCTGGGCGTCGACGTCGTCGTCGAGTCGACCGGCATCTTCACCGACGCCACCAAGGCCAAGGGCCACCTGGCCGCGGGCGCGAAGAAGGTCATCATCTCCGCCCCGGCCAAGGGCGAGGACATCACCATCGTGATGGGCGTCAACGACGACAAGTACGACGGCAGCCAGAACATCATCTCCAACGCCTCGTGCACCACGAACTGCCTCGGCCCGCTGGCCAAGGTGCTCAACGACGAGTTCGGCATCGTCAAGGGCCTGATGACCACCATCCACGCCTACACCCAGGATCAGAACCTGCAGGACGGCCCGCACAGCGACCTGCGTCGCGCCCGCGCCGCCGCGCTGAACATCGTGCCCACCGGTACGGGCGCCGCCAAGGCCATCGGCCTGGTGCTGCCCGAACTGCAGGGCAAGCTCGACGGCTACGCGCTGCGTGTCCCGGTCCCGACCGGCTCGGTCACCGACCTGACCGCGAACCTGGCCAAGTCCGCCACCGTGGACGAGATCAACGCCGCGATGAAGGCCGCCGCCGAGGGTCCGCTGAAGGGCATCCTGAAGTACAACACCGACCCGATCGTCTCCAGCGACATCGTCACCGATCCGCACTCCTCGATCTACGACGCGCCGCTGACCAAGGTCATCGACGATCAGGTGAAGGTCGTGTCCTGGTACGACAACGAGTGGGGCTACTCCAACCGCCTGGCCGATCTCATCGGTCTCGTCGCGAAGTCCCTCTGA
- a CDS encoding MFS transporter produces the protein MRRCHADKLDPVSTADATQPLSTWAPLRSPIYRALWTAQLVSNLGTWMQTVGAQWLLVDEPNAATLVSLVQTAITLPVMLLSIPSGVLADLLDRRGLLLGAQSTMAVLATVLAIATATGHTTPGVLLILLFLLGCGQAITAPSWQAIQPELVPRGQIPAAAALGSMSVNIGRAVGPALAGVLVAVSGPALVFGLNALSFGGIVAVLLFWRRAPEDRRLPSERPLAALQAGTRFIRAAPAIRRVLLRCLLFVGPASAVWALLPVIARDRLGLGSSGYGLMLGALGLGAVAGALALARIRAKLTPTQRITIASVVFGLAAAGAALLPGVVAVLVLLIGAGMAWLLALSTMNATMQLLLPAWVRARGLSVYMLVFMGSQAMGSLLWGLVAGLTSPVTALLSAAVLLGCSAAVGVWLPIRHDVEELDLSPVAFWPEPELVIEPDPDDGPVLVLRYYDVPAERTEEFFAAMVFVGRSTQRTGAMEWRLYRDVGVVDRFVEAFVVRSWAEHMHQHQVRLTALDRMRTQAVSEFQAGEPRVSHLVAFDPQRR, from the coding sequence ATGCGGCGATGCCACGCCGATAAGCTCGACCCGGTGAGCACCGCCGACGCCACACAGCCGCTGTCCACCTGGGCGCCGCTGCGCTCCCCGATCTACCGGGCGCTGTGGACAGCGCAGCTGGTGTCGAACCTGGGCACCTGGATGCAGACGGTGGGCGCCCAGTGGCTGCTGGTGGACGAGCCGAACGCCGCGACGCTGGTCTCGCTGGTGCAGACCGCGATCACCTTGCCGGTGATGCTGCTGTCGATCCCCTCGGGCGTGCTGGCCGATCTGCTGGACCGGCGCGGGCTGCTGCTCGGCGCGCAGTCCACGATGGCCGTGCTCGCCACCGTGCTGGCGATCGCCACGGCCACCGGGCACACCACGCCGGGTGTGCTGTTGATTCTGTTGTTCCTGCTCGGCTGCGGTCAGGCGATCACCGCGCCGTCCTGGCAGGCGATCCAGCCGGAATTGGTGCCGCGCGGCCAGATTCCCGCGGCCGCCGCCCTGGGCAGTATGAGTGTCAACATCGGCCGCGCGGTGGGGCCCGCGCTCGCGGGTGTGCTGGTGGCGGTGTCCGGGCCCGCGCTGGTGTTCGGCTTGAACGCACTGTCCTTCGGCGGCATCGTCGCCGTGCTGCTGTTCTGGCGTCGCGCACCCGAGGACCGTCGGTTGCCTTCGGAACGCCCACTGGCCGCTCTGCAGGCGGGCACCCGGTTCATTCGCGCCGCGCCGGCCATCCGGCGGGTGCTCTTGCGCTGTCTGCTGTTCGTCGGTCCGGCGAGCGCGGTCTGGGCGCTGCTGCCGGTGATCGCGCGCGACCGGCTGGGGCTCGGCTCCTCCGGATACGGTCTCATGCTGGGCGCTCTCGGCCTCGGCGCGGTCGCGGGGGCTCTGGCACTGGCGCGCATCCGGGCGAAGCTCACCCCGACGCAGCGGATCACCATCGCCTCGGTGGTCTTCGGCCTGGCCGCCGCGGGCGCCGCGTTGCTGCCCGGTGTCGTCGCGGTGCTGGTGCTGCTGATCGGCGCGGGCATGGCGTGGCTGCTCGCGCTGTCGACGATGAACGCGACGATGCAGTTGCTGCTTCCCGCGTGGGTACGGGCGCGGGGATTGTCGGTGTACATGCTGGTGTTCATGGGCAGCCAGGCCATGGGCTCGTTGCTGTGGGGGCTGGTGGCCGGGCTGACCTCGCCGGTGACGGCGCTGCTGAGCGCCGCCGTGCTCCTCGGTTGTAGCGCGGCGGTCGGTGTCTGGCTGCCGATCCGGCACGATGTCGAAGAACTCGACCTGAGCCCGGTGGCCTTCTGGCCGGAGCCCGAACTCGTGATCGAACCCGATCCCGACGACGGCCCGGTGCTGGTGCTGCGGTACTACGACGTGCCCGCCGAGCGGACCGAGGAGTTCTTCGCGGCGATGGTGTTCGTCGGCCGATCGACCCAACGCACCGGGGCGATGGAGTGGCGACTCTACCGTGACGTGGGGGTGGTCGATCGTTTCGTGGAAGCCTTCGTGGTGCGCTCCTGGGCCGAGCACATGCACCAGCATCAGGTGCGGCTCACCGCGCTGGACCGGATGCGGACGCAGGCGGTCAGCGAGTTCCAGGCGGGCGAACCGCGTGTCAGCCACCTGGTCGCGTTCGATCCGCAGCGACGCTGA
- a CDS encoding SDR family NAD(P)-dependent oxidoreductase yields MSGIPGLLRDRVAVVTGASRGIGKGIALELGAAGATVYVTGRSVTPGRLPGTVHETAACITELGGVGVPMVCDHRDDDAVARLFERITEEHGRLDILVNNVYNSPAASRWLGKPFWQVPPDAWDQTFDVGVRSHYTAAVFAAPLLIHSDGLLVNISSPGASRYMHNAVYGVAKAALDRLTADLAHDLAGTGVTVVSLWPGIVNTELLQLVPVDEQGRRLVTLPGEGTFDLDNAESPHFAGRAVLALALDPDRRAYTGTARRVHELADHYGFTDIDGRVPRND; encoded by the coding sequence GTGAGCGGAATACCTGGGCTACTACGTGATCGCGTCGCGGTCGTCACCGGCGCGAGCCGCGGCATCGGCAAGGGCATCGCCCTGGAGCTGGGGGCGGCGGGCGCCACCGTCTACGTCACCGGACGTTCGGTCACGCCCGGCAGACTGCCGGGGACGGTACACGAGACAGCTGCCTGCATCACCGAACTCGGCGGCGTCGGTGTTCCGATGGTGTGCGACCACCGCGACGACGACGCGGTGGCCCGGCTGTTCGAGCGGATCACCGAGGAGCACGGCCGCCTCGACATCCTGGTGAACAACGTCTACAACTCCCCCGCCGCGAGCCGTTGGCTCGGCAAGCCGTTCTGGCAGGTGCCGCCCGACGCCTGGGACCAGACCTTCGATGTCGGCGTGCGTTCGCACTACACCGCGGCGGTGTTCGCCGCGCCGCTGCTGATCCACTCGGACGGACTGCTGGTCAACATCTCCTCCCCCGGCGCGAGCCGCTACATGCACAATGCCGTCTACGGGGTGGCCAAGGCCGCGCTGGACCGGCTCACCGCCGACCTCGCGCACGATCTCGCGGGCACCGGCGTCACCGTGGTCTCGCTGTGGCCCGGCATCGTGAACACCGAACTGCTGCAACTGGTTCCGGTGGACGAGCAGGGCAGACGGCTGGTGACCCTCCCGGGCGAGGGCACCTTCGATCTCGACAACGCCGAATCCCCGCACTTCGCCGGACGAGCGGTGCTCGCGCTGGCGCTCGACCCGGACCGTCGCGCGTACACCGGTACGGCCAGGCGGGTGCACGAGCTCGCCGACCACTACGGATTCACCGACATCGACGGTCGCGTACCCCGCAACGATTGA